One segment of Laspinema palackyanum D2c DNA contains the following:
- a CDS encoding pentapeptide repeat-containing protein, whose product MLNNERVIDCQTLLNSGSAMKEVIAMTVMLLTSLSVAIPVGAEPNATDLQQLRMTKVCPRCNLNGADLSGIDLQGAVLTNANLIGANLSGTNLSTADLKGADMTGANFQLANLSAANLNAANLSTANLLGSILLDANLNAADLSKANLYGADLRRANFQGANLYEVNLFGADVEGARGLRP is encoded by the coding sequence ATGCTAAATAACGAACGGGTTATCGACTGCCAAACCTTGCTTAATAGCGGGAGTGCTATGAAAGAAGTAATTGCCATGACCGTCATGCTACTGACTTCCCTATCTGTAGCCATTCCAGTGGGAGCAGAACCCAATGCCACTGACCTCCAACAGTTGCGAATGACTAAAGTCTGTCCGAGGTGTAATCTCAATGGTGCAGACTTGAGTGGGATTGACTTACAGGGTGCGGTGTTAACCAATGCCAACTTGATTGGTGCCAACCTCAGTGGTACGAACCTGAGTACAGCGGACTTGAAAGGTGCGGATATGACAGGTGCTAATTTTCAACTGGCTAATCTGTCTGCGGCGAATCTCAATGCAGCTAATTTAAGTACCGCCAATCTGCTCGGGAGCATCCTTTTAGATGCGAACCTCAATGCTGCTGATCTGAGTAAGGCCAATTTGTATGGTGCGGATTTGAGGCGGGCCAATTTCCAAGGTGCGAATCTCTATGAGGTAAATCTATTTGGTGCAGATGTAGAAGGAGCTAGAGGTTTGAGGCCCTAA
- a CDS encoding HepT-like ribonuclease domain-containing protein, translating into MARIKSYTDTKKDSFYEETMIQDAVVRNLEVMCGSIKQLPDEWKASEPDTPWHSIVGFRNRLAHEYLSLDLEIIWDIIENYLPGLEIAMENLSKRFWEGCTKREPLLLVT; encoded by the coding sequence TTGGCCCGAATTAAGTCTTATACTGATACTAAAAAAGATAGCTTTTATGAAGAAACAATGATTCAAGATGCAGTGGTGAGAAATCTTGAGGTGATGTGTGGATCCATCAAACAGTTACCGGATGAATGGAAAGCCTCAGAACCCGATACACCTTGGCATAGCATTGTTGGTTTTAGAAATAGACTAGCCCACGAGTATTTAAGCCTTGATTTAGAAATTATATGGGATATCATCGAAAATTACTTGCCTGGGTTAGAAATAGCTATGGAAAACCTCTCTAAAAGGTTTTGGGAAGGATGCACTAAGAGGGAACCGTTGTTGCTTGTCACCTAA
- a CDS encoding ATP-binding protein, translating into MLYSPENFDLLKIFLEQTPQAIAMVDRQMRYLFASRQWLRDCGFDDGDGNPHSPDSSATQTPPLSVESILGRSHYEILPRFTATQPTTENPEEPGDRDSAISLESWKEVQAICLAGGVQSWEEELSSDGDRQSRVKWEVHPWKTETGEIGGLLLLRAATGRALGNGDPLNQFSPKASSNSHRRSRSDESDLRRQSQILVELARSKTQNEGNKEAAIAEITEAAANTLAVERVGVWLYDNNQTEITCINLYERTERLHSSGSLLLTAPYPQYFQALETERAISVDHAITDPRTRDLADSYLIPLSITSKLDAPIRIGGKIVGIVCCEHRGIPRRWKLGERNFAASIADYTALALETHDRIKTQTELETANDQLQAVLDAVPGSISWFSSDLIYLGVNGYLAKTFNANPETFLGKKIGFLQGSPKFNHLVPEFFENPAKEAQHEIEMSVRGVNRHFLVVSHKYQQGQAAVFIGFDITDRKAAEAALQKANEELETRVAERTKDLTEAIDQLQSEIRTRSLLEETRDVLEFSINNAADSVFWLTPNGRFFYVNDAACITLNYSRKELLSLSVHDINPDLPAEVWPEYWEEIKEFGSVRLECHHRTKDNQSFPVEITINYFQIKGKEYNCIFARDITETKRVETELQRAKATAEAANLAKSAFFANMSHELRTPLTTIISYSDLLQEDAKELGVSNRAFFGDLQQINKAGKDLLVAIDDILDYSKIELGRMQLEVECFEVGEAIAMIMAEIEHKLITNNNTLTMGGDAEWGMICTDRHKLQQVLWHLLDNATKFTENGAIALEITREDTPDFRVLNAASKFSKPELEAAEEWIAFRVRDNGIGITPEQLQELFEPFSQIHTSDIHHTAGTGLGLAVARSLCQLMGGDLFVESNLGVGSAFTVYLPANLPGSSLNAEEIKPKLTQNFPESLPLEDETQWTEGDGWVFDDE; encoded by the coding sequence ATGTTGTACTCCCCAGAGAATTTCGACCTGCTCAAGATATTTTTGGAACAGACTCCCCAGGCAATAGCGATGGTCGATCGCCAAATGCGATACTTGTTTGCCAGTCGCCAATGGTTGCGAGACTGCGGTTTCGACGATGGCGATGGCAACCCCCACTCCCCAGACTCCTCGGCAACCCAGACTCCGCCTCTCTCCGTTGAGTCGATTCTGGGTCGTTCTCATTATGAAATCCTGCCTCGGTTTACCGCAACCCAACCGACAACCGAGAACCCAGAGGAACCCGGAGATAGAGACTCCGCTATTTCCCTCGAATCCTGGAAAGAGGTCCAAGCGATTTGTTTGGCAGGGGGGGTACAATCCTGGGAGGAAGAGTTGAGCTCCGATGGCGATCGCCAATCCCGAGTCAAGTGGGAGGTGCATCCCTGGAAAACCGAGACGGGTGAAATCGGTGGATTGCTGCTGTTGAGAGCAGCGACAGGGAGGGCCCTAGGAAATGGAGACCCCTTAAATCAGTTCAGTCCCAAAGCATCCAGCAATTCCCATCGGCGATCGCGATCGGACGAAAGCGATTTGCGTCGCCAAAGTCAGATTCTCGTCGAACTCGCACGGAGTAAAACCCAGAATGAGGGGAATAAAGAGGCGGCGATCGCTGAAATTACCGAAGCTGCCGCCAATACCCTAGCTGTAGAACGAGTGGGAGTCTGGTTGTACGACAATAACCAGACTGAGATTACCTGTATCAATCTCTACGAACGCACCGAGCGCCTGCATTCCTCCGGAAGTCTGCTCCTGACTGCTCCCTATCCTCAATACTTCCAAGCTTTAGAAACCGAACGTGCCATTTCCGTCGATCATGCCATCACCGATCCCAGAACCCGAGATTTAGCCGATTCCTACCTCATCCCCCTAAGCATTACCTCCAAATTAGATGCACCCATTCGCATTGGCGGCAAAATCGTCGGGATTGTTTGCTGCGAACATCGCGGCATTCCCCGCCGGTGGAAATTGGGAGAACGGAACTTTGCGGCCTCCATCGCCGATTATACGGCCCTCGCCTTAGAAACCCACGATCGCATCAAAACTCAAACCGAACTTGAAACCGCCAACGACCAACTCCAAGCGGTTTTAGATGCCGTTCCCGGCAGCATTTCTTGGTTTAGTTCTGATTTAATTTATCTCGGAGTCAATGGCTATTTAGCGAAAACTTTTAATGCCAATCCCGAGACTTTTCTCGGGAAAAAAATCGGCTTTTTACAAGGGTCACCGAAGTTTAATCACCTGGTTCCGGAATTTTTTGAAAACCCAGCCAAAGAAGCACAGCATGAAATTGAGATGTCTGTTCGCGGGGTGAATCGGCACTTTTTGGTGGTGTCTCACAAATATCAACAGGGACAGGCGGCAGTCTTTATCGGATTTGATATTACCGATCGCAAAGCGGCGGAAGCGGCACTTCAAAAAGCCAACGAAGAACTCGAAACCCGTGTCGCCGAGCGCACGAAAGATTTAACGGAGGCGATCGACCAATTGCAATCGGAAATTCGCACTCGCAGCCTCCTAGAAGAAACCCGCGACGTTTTGGAATTTTCCATCAATAATGCAGCGGATTCGGTATTTTGGCTGACTCCTAATGGCCGCTTTTTCTACGTCAATGATGCCGCTTGCATCACGTTGAACTACTCCCGCAAAGAACTTTTATCCCTGAGTGTGCATGATATCAACCCCGATTTACCCGCCGAAGTCTGGCCCGAATACTGGGAGGAAATCAAAGAATTTGGATCGGTTCGTCTGGAATGCCATCATCGGACCAAGGATAATCAGAGTTTTCCGGTAGAAATTACCATTAATTATTTCCAAATTAAAGGGAAAGAATACAACTGTATTTTTGCTCGTGATATTACCGAAACCAAACGAGTTGAAACGGAATTGCAAAGAGCTAAAGCGACCGCAGAAGCCGCGAATTTGGCAAAAAGTGCATTTTTTGCCAATATGAGCCATGAATTGCGGACGCCCTTAACGACGATTATTAGCTATAGTGATTTATTGCAGGAAGACGCCAAGGAGTTAGGGGTAAGCAATCGAGCTTTCTTTGGAGATTTGCAGCAGATTAATAAGGCGGGGAAAGATTTGTTGGTGGCGATCGATGATATTTTGGATTATTCTAAGATTGAGTTGGGTCGGATGCAACTGGAAGTGGAGTGCTTCGAGGTGGGTGAGGCGATCGCCATGATTATGGCGGAAATTGAACATAAGCTGATTACGAATAATAATACCTTGACAATGGGAGGGGATGCCGAGTGGGGGATGATATGCACCGATCGCCATAAACTACAGCAGGTGTTATGGCACTTGCTCGATAATGCCACTAAGTTTACCGAAAACGGGGCGATCGCCTTAGAAATTACCCGAGAAGATACCCCAGATTTCCGGGTCTTAAATGCCGCATCCAAATTCAGTAAACCGGAACTAGAAGCCGCCGAAGAATGGATCGCCTTCCGAGTCCGAGACAACGGCATCGGCATCACACCGGAACAACTGCAAGAGCTATTTGAACCCTTTAGCCAAATCCATACCTCCGATATTCATCATACGGCGGGGACCGGATTAGGGTTAGCAGTGGCCCGGAGTTTATGCCAATTAATGGGAGGAGATTTATTCGTAGAAAGTAACCTCGGAGTGGGTTCTGCTTTCACCGTTTACCTCCCGGCAAATCTGCCCGGAAGTTCCTTGAATGCGGAGGAAATTAAACCAAAACTCACCCAAAATTTTCCCGAATCCCTTCCTCTGGAAGATGAAACCCAGTGGACCGAAGGAGACGGATGGGTATTTGATGATGAGTAA